From a single Camarhynchus parvulus chromosome 6, STF_HiC, whole genome shotgun sequence genomic region:
- the LOC115905311 gene encoding uncharacterized protein LOC115905311 has protein sequence MVSPRGPPRARPTDVTTPGPLLPPYAVVVGVLLRLVVYLVAVLYSYAEQLFLKKDDNKIKKQDIPAVCDLHRCKDVPVRNGLIGQKPPSINPERLKDFGEEDYLNGHVKTWEMKIVSRNEELLRGALSCIPQPSSRTSLASCNRLIRFEDISAAAFKIQCGVQKTPCMYSRLSKQYGMDIYLKKEFLQYTGSVKERGVLYLLMSLPQEQQRKGVIVASDSNFSMAVAHHASELRVPVFVILCTSTAPARVRMCRDYGAMVISYGTTAKDSQLHARRLAQENGYLYLEEEDSAVYLSGLGTVGLEMYEQVPKLDAVIFPAGGHCGLLAGSAAALKHLNPHISVIGVESESFPVLQQSLKAGHPNDDQACNNHHFYGDVSGACFGSNSLQLTGKLVDKVVAVREEDILISMLRLLEYERATVDAEGAIGLAALVAGKLPELKGKRVAVVICSGNLELHLLQQCIARALTLDNRVCRFSLVLSDCPGDMSKLLEILAREEARVLDIKQERTFVTSELFTVEVICTVETRDKIHTAQLRNAVLERYPTAAWTER, from the exons ATGGTCAGCCCTCGGGGTCCCCCCAGGGCCAGGCCCACGGACGTGACAACCCCTGGACCCCTCCTGCCTCCTTATGCTGTCGTAGTTGGAGTTTTGCTTCGCCTCGTTGTTTATTTAGTCGCTGTGCTGTATAG ttatgcTGAGCAGCTGTTCTTGAAAAA ggatgacaataaaataaagaaacaagaCATCCCAGCAGTTTGTGATCTTCACCGCTGTAAGGATGTCCCTGTAAGAAATGGCCTTATTGGGCAGAAGCCACCCTCTATCAACCCTGAGAGACTGAAGGATTTTGGTGAGGAGGATTACCTGAATGGGCATGTGAAGACCTGGGAAATGAAGATAGTGAGCCGGAATGAGGAGTTACTCAGGGGTGCcctttcctgcatccctcagcCAAGCAGTAGGACCAGCCTGGCAAGCTGTAACAGGCTGATTCGGTTTGAAGACATTAGTGCAGCAGCCTTCAAAATCCAGTGTGGTGTTCAGAAAACCCCCTGCATG TATTCTAGGCTATCCAAGCAGTATGGAATGGACATCTACCTGAAGAAGGAGTTCCTCCAGTACACAGGCTCTGTGAAGGAACGAGGTGTACTTTACCTTCTGATGTCATTGCCTCAG GAGCAGCAAAGAAAAGGGGTGATCGTGGCCTCAGACAGCAACTTCTCCATGGCTGTTGCTCACCACGCCTCAGAGCTCCGTGTGCCCGTGTTTGTGATCCTGTGCACCAGCACGGCCCCGGCCCGGGTGAGGATGTGCCGCGACTACGGCGCCATGGTCATCTCCTACGGCACCACGGCCAAGGACTCCCAGCTGCACGCGCGGAGGCTGGCACAAGAGAATGGCTACCTCTACCTGGAAGA GGAGGACAGTGCTGTGTACCTGTCAGGCCTGGGGACCGTGGGGCTGGAGATGTACGAGCAGGTGCCAAAGCTGGACGCGGTGATTTTCCCTGCAGGAGGCCACTGTGGCTTGCTGGCAGGGTCAGCTGCTGCACTCAAACACCTCAACCCACATATTTCTGTAATT GGAGTTGAATCAGAAAGTTTCCCAGTATTGCAACAGTCCTTAAAAGCTGGCCACCCAAATGACGACCAGGCCTGCAACAATCATCACTTCTATGGAG ATGTGAGTGGAGCTTGCTTTGGCAGCAATTCTTTGCAGCTGACTGGGAAGCTTGTGGATAAAGTTGTTGCTGTGAG GGAGGAGGACATCCTCATTTCaatgctgaggctgctggagtACGAGCGAGCCACGGTTGATGCAGAAGGGGCCATTGGGCTTGCAGCACTGGTGGCAGGGAAGCTGCCTGAGTTGAAGGGTAAAAG AGTGGCAGTTGTTATATGCAGTGGAAACCTGGAATTACATTTGCTGCAACAGTGCATAGCTCGTGCCCTGACCCTGGATAACAGAGTGTGCAGATTTTCCCTTGTGCTTTCTGACTGCCCAGGAGACATGTCAAAGCTACTGGAGATTTTGGCTCGGGAGGAAGCAAG GGTTTTGGATATCAAACAAGAACGCACATTTGTGACATCTGAGCTCTTCACTGTCGAG